AAATAACTGAGGCTTCCAAGATATATAAAATAGGAAAAGCCTCGATATACAGATGGTTAAATAGAGTAGATTTAAGCCCAACAAAAGTAGAGCGTCGCCATAGGAAATTAGACTGGGAAGCTCTAAAAAAAGACGTAGAAGAAAATCCCGATGCAAGATTGATAGACAGAGCCAAGAAATTTGGAGTGAGGCCGAGTGCCGTATATTACGCATTAAAGAAAATGAAAATAAACAGAAAAAAAAAGAACTACGTTATCGAGAAAGAAACCGGGAGGAACGAGTTAAGTACTATAGAATGTTAAGAGAACTAATTAAGCTCTATGGTAGTCAAGCTATAGTTTACATAGATGAATCTGGATTCGAAGCAATCCAGGCTTGTATTTATGCCTGGTCAAAAAAAGGAAAAAAAGTTTATGGAGATAGACAAGGAAAAAGGGGAGTCAGAGAAAATCTAGTAGCAGGGAGAAGAAAAGGAAAAAAAGATTTGATTGCGCCGATGGTTTTTACCGGGAGTTTGAATGCAGAAGGCTTTGAAGGATGGTTAAAATTATATTTGCTACCCTCCCTCGACATTCCATCAATATTAATAATGGATAATGCTCCTATTCATCGTAAAACTGCCATTAAAGAATTGGCTAAAGAAGCAGGTCATGAAGTTCTTTTTTTGCCGAAATATTCTCCTGATTTAAATGATATTGAGCATGACTTTAGTGCCTTGAAACGAGCTAGAATGTACGCTCCTATTGACACGTCTCTTGATGAAATTATCCGTTCTTACTGTGGCGTTTAGCGTCTCAGCTTTATTTGAAACTACTATAATGTATGAAGCTCTCTCTTAAGGTGGTGTTTGGAACATTGCCTTTCATGGTGAAATCAATCTGGGTTCCTGATGCGTTTTGTCGGAGGGATAAGTCCATTTTGATGTCAAGATGATGAACTGTCTTCAAATGTTGGGCATCAATGCCGTTCATCATGCAAATATGATGGTGACATTTTCTTTCAAAGGCTTTATCCGCTTGGGTGACCAGTTTCTGACCCTGGAGTTCATCAAATTCTGGTAAATCATTGGGGGCAATTTCCTCTGGAAAAATCCAAATAAAGCCATATTTTTCGGCGGTGGCATAGGGCGCTAATTGTGCTTTGGGGGGAATTTCCGACTGACAGGGAATATGGCGACATTTACCCGTTTCATCAAAGGCCCAACGATGAAAGTTACAACGAATCCAGCTGTCTTCAACTTGCCCTAAACCTAGGTCTGTGCCAAGGTGGGGACAGTAGCCGTGGAGGGCCCGAGCCTTTCCATCTTCTCCCCGAAACACGACAATTTTTTGCCCACAAAGGGCCAGGGATTTAGCTTGACCCCGCCGTAATGTCCGGCTAGGACAAACGATATACCAACCCTTCGCAATAATTTGCCAATTATTAAAGATTTCCATGGTTAAGTAAGACGAGGGGCTAATATTGGCAAGGGAAACAATTTTCTATTTATCACTCTGCTAAGAAGTTACTTTTAACATGACCCAATCTACAAATTTTGATGATGTTTATCCAGTACAGTGGCGAGATGATCAAGTAATTCTGATTGACCAGACCCGTTTACCTTTGGAATATAAAGAGGTGGCGATCGCCGACTATGAGGCCATGGGCCATGCGATTAAATCCATGGTAGTGCGGGGAGCACCGGCCATTGGAGTTGCGGCGGCCTACGGTATGTATTTGGGGGCCAGGAGGATTCAAACTACGGAATTAAGGGAATTTGTGGTGCAGTTGGAATTTGTGGCGGATCAGCTACGCCAAACCCGACCCACGGCGGTAAATCTATTCTGGGCCATTGACCAGATGTTGAATGTGGCTTACCACAGTGGCGAAAATGTGGAGCAGATTAAGGCCAATCTCCTTTCCCAAGCCCAACAAATTCAACTCGATGACCTGCGTACTTGTCAGGCGATCGGGGCGGCAGGACTTGAAGTATTACCAAGGGAACCCCATCAGTTGACTATTCTCACCCATTGCAATGCCGGCGCTTTGGCCACTGCTGGTTACGGTACGGCGATCGGGGTTATCCGGGCGGCCTGGTCTGCGGGCCGCTTGGCCAGGGTCTATGCCGATGAAACCAGACCTAGATTGCAGGGGGCGAAATTAACCGTGTGGGAATGTGTGCAGGCAGGGATTCCCGTCACCCTGATTACCGATAACATGGCCGCCCATTGCATGCAACAACAACGCATTGACGCC
The genomic region above belongs to Synechocystis sp. PCC 6803 substr. PCC-P and contains:
- a CDS encoding IS630 family transposase, with translation MKENENKQKKKELRYRERNREERVKYYRMLRELIKLYGSQAIVYIDESGFEAIQACIYAWSKKGKKVYGDRQGKRGVRENLVAGRRKGKKDLIAPMVFTGSLNAEGFEGWLKLYLLPSLDIPSILIMDNAPIHRKTAIKELAKEAGHEVLFLPKYSPDLNDIEHDFSALKRARMYAPIDTSLDEIIRSYCGV
- a CDS encoding aromatic ring-hydroxylating dioxygenase subunit alpha — protein: MEIFNNWQIIAKGWYIVCPSRTLRRGQAKSLALCGQKIVVFRGEDGKARALHGYCPHLGTDLGLGQVEDSWIRCNFHRWAFDETGKCRHIPCQSEIPPKAQLAPYATAEKYGFIWIFPEEIAPNDLPEFDELQGQKLVTQADKAFERKCHHHICMMNGIDAQHLKTVHHLDIKMDLSLRQNASGTQIDFTMKGNVPNTTLRESFIHYSSFK
- the mtnA gene encoding S-methyl-5-thioribose-1-phosphate isomerase, with the protein product MTQSTNFDDVYPVQWRDDQVILIDQTRLPLEYKEVAIADYEAMGHAIKSMVVRGAPAIGVAAAYGMYLGARRIQTTELREFVVQLEFVADQLRQTRPTAVNLFWAIDQMLNVAYHSGENVEQIKANLLSQAQQIQLDDLRTCQAIGAAGLEVLPREPHQLTILTHCNAGALATAGYGTAIGVIRAAWSAGRLARVYADETRPRLQGAKLTVWECVQAGIPVTLITDNMAAHCMQQQRIDAVVVGADRIARNGDIANKIGTYGLAVLAKMHAIPFFVAAPLSTVDFALDDGSQIPIEERDPVEIYQPEGNRITPEGAEFYNPAFDVTPASLITAIITEQGAIAPEKLADLQA
- a CDS encoding IS630 transposase-related protein; protein product: MAYSLDLRQRVVAYIEAGGKITEASKIYKIGKASIYRWLNRVDLSPTKVERRHRKLDWEALKKDVEENPDARLIDRAKKFGVRPSAVYYALKKMKINRKKKNYVIEKETGRNELSTIEC